The Nicotiana tabacum cultivar K326 chromosome 1, ASM71507v2, whole genome shotgun sequence genome segment GATGATTCTTGATCGTGGCAAGGAGCCATTCAATAGATTGAATACTTCtattctttcaaaataaaaaaaatcaaccatTGTTTGACGACCTTGTCTTGAATCAATTACGGAGCTCTTGACTTAGTTATTTAGGTTCTCATTAGGGGTGTATAAAAGAAACCGATAAATCGTACCAAttcgataattcgagtcaaaccgagaaaaaaaccccgaatatgatttggtgttggaaaaaaaacccgaccataattggtttggtggtttggttttaactaaagaaagtcaaaccgaaaccaaatcaacccgacattacatatataaaatttttagatatatttaatatataaatatacttattgtgatctaatttataaatatttcttaaaaaaattcataattttatcttttaaggtattatttcaaggttggacttattagaacttttgaatgttccaataagttttatagctattaatattagtaaattaaataatgctagaAAAAGAGATTTAATTCAATATTACGAacgggaatgtattgaatatctattttttattttacaataatttaaataaaaatgcatagcctatttttattttttctttagcgtttagtcatgtaattaatactcccttattagtctacttattttagcatgacttagtacttttagattatgcatatttttattatggctttttaattagcaatattcaTATTgcataattttattatctttattgtagaatattttaggataatgtcaTTACACATCTCATATTtcgtattattttcttgaaaaatactttatatagttgtatctttctaggattaaagaaatattttgagcataatatgttttgttctacgaagatatTACcggaaaaacccgaaaaacccgaaaaacccgaAAATCCGAGAAAATTCGAGAAAAACCGAGAGTGAAAaatccgagttttattggtttggtttggtctttagatttaataatccgacacaattggtttggtttgataattgtaaaatccgaaccaacccgatctATGTACCCCTAGTTCTGATTTCATCTCATGTTGTAAGTTTTTATTTTAAGAATATGGTGCATGTTGATATCTCGACTAGCTAGTTCAAGTTTAAGGTATAATAAATCGAGTTACGAGAAAGTGATGTTGTATGTAAATTCTTATGCTACAAATAGATGATTAGATCCTCAagtattttaaatgatatttgacTTTTATAATGGATACATTCAGTGTATAAAAAGAAAATCGTACTAAGCGCGGGGGAATTAGATAATTAAGCTTGATTTTGTTTCTCAATTCTCATACACCTCACTCtgaattatttaataattttccttgtggcggacccaggatttttaTCAAGCGGGTTCAAAAAAGAACATTAGAGGTCATATGTGAATAGCTGGTTTCAAACTCAGGACCATGTGGAAAATTTGAACCCTCTTTACCAACAGGCTAGGCATTTTACTTGTttcaagtgggttcaaaattatatttatacctTTACTTGTccgaaaacaacaaaaatataccTATATATACAGTGTTATTTTTCGATAAAGCGGGTTCATATGAACCCACTTGACTCCACGTGGGTTCGCCCCTGTTTGAAGGcagtggcggacccaggatttttaTCAAGAAGGTTCAAAAAAAACATTAGAGGTCATATGTGAATAgttactattttgctgcaacagagaccggtccagcataatatactggagttcggtgcacctgtgtatgaactccagcatattatgctggaccggtatactttgctgactccagtataatatactggagactggagcaccggtgctccaaactccagtatattatactggacaattatacttgctggaactccagtatattatgctggagttctagtgtacttatgctggaactccatcatattatgctggagttccagcatacttatcctggaactccagtataatatgctggagttcaagcatacttatgctggaacttcaatataatatgctgacgtattttccgggttttgaatagtattttcgctcagatttatctttacataaaaaatggctaaatttcgattacttttgaaacttggctatttttgaacgaccggttgtaaatctgactatttttgaatttctccctatgATTAGAGGAGATAAAAAGATAGAATATTCGTCCATTATAGCTATAATTTGCTTTCGTTAGCTATGAGATAATTAAATGAATGTCTTTATTTTTCACTATTTGGACTGCTACGTACGGCATGTAAGCATAAGAAAAAGTTAGCCATGCAAATCTCGGAAAAAATGGTATAGTAACAATTCGATCATATTATTGTTCTATTTCAGCATTACAAAAAATGTACATTCCTTTCAGCAGTGAAAGACTATGTACAAGATAGCAAAAATAAAACTTAAAAGACTGCTGTAAAATATATCTACAGCAAGACTTTTGTAGGAAGAAGCACCGCTCCTTTAAGGGCGCCTAGATAGTAAAAGGGGGAAAAGGGATAGCGAAGACGGGCAGAAGGGCTTAGAAGGAAGATATTCAAAATTTACTAGCCCGACTAATTCGCATTAGCCAATATGTAACTCATTGCATGATTAATGGAAGTTGACTTTGGCTTGGTAAGTCATGCCTACATGCCAATTAGAAGGTGCAACATTAGAAGCTATAATAGTTTCATGATTTGTGTAGGAAGTGAGCTTGAATGAAAGAGATTGTCCTGAAAGTGTTGCAAATGCTTGGTATGATGCTCCCCAATTATGGCTCATTTTCATCCACCCTGTTTTGCTTCCCTTCACCCATATGCTTTCCACGTCGCCCCCTCCAGCGACGTTCATCACGTATACCAATAACCAGTAACCGTTTCCTTGGAATGCGAACCGAATCCCGCCTTTCTTAATGCAAGGTACCCTGCAAATCACAAGAAAGTAACACCATATTAATTAGAGATGCAAGAAATGATACAAGATTACCTTTAGAGGGACAAAAGTTCAAATATTTAAGAAGAATTTCTTAAAATCACATGACTTGAACTTTCAACCTACTAGTTAATGATGGAGGTCTATACTACTAGAGCAAGCTCACTCGTCCGTAACATTGATTCTTAAATCTTGATTTAGAAAAAAACATAATTTATATTATCAATGTAGTTTTACGTGTTGTAAAAGACATACCTGCGGTACATAacggggacaatgccagctttccaTTGAGCAACTTTCATGAAAGCGGGTTTAGCCATGTCAAAGTGCTGACGTGGCGGGTTGCACCAGCCACCATGGTTGGAGTCTTGGGCCCAATTGGGTGGGCAGAGATTTGTGGCTGTAATGGTGGTAAATCCTTTGTAGCAAAATTTAGACTTCACACATTGTATTTGGAAGCATTGCCCACATGAATATCCATTGCTAAATAGCACTGTGCTCAATGCTGCAGTTGCTGTTCCATAACCAGAATTGAACAAATTCCCATATCCACAAGCTCCACCTGCAATAACGAGTCGAATTAGGTACTTGAAAAATTAGGTAGGTTACCTGCTACAACAAGCTAAAATTCAATAACTGTCTGAATTAATTTGGAATCGAGGGATAGTTGATTGATTATAGTGTAACGCACCCATTGTCTCAGAAGCAGTCTCGTCTCCATAGAACGTGGCATAAGCAAGCTTCCAAGGCATGGCTTTAAACTTAGGGGTGCTATAGTAGCCAGAGGCTATTGCTTGATGAAAAAGTGCCATTGTCGTAATGAGGAAGAAACTCAATCTCCATCTGCAGTTGAAAGATGCCATTGTTGCTTGTTTCTCTTTAGCTCTTTCCTAAGGAATAGAATGTTACACTTCACACAATTTTGTATGCCTTAATTGACTTGTAATTTAGACCTTTTATATATATAGTTTGTGTCTAAGGGGTAATTAGAAATAGAGCCTTCGTGCCCCCACGAACATGTTAGGCTCTTAAGTCAACTGTTTTATTATTGAGTTTATTTGTCTTTAATTTATGGCACGTAACCAAACTACAAGGTCTGTTACATTTGCTTTATAGCAACGTGCGGGCAGGTTTTGTGGTATTTGTACTTAGCCCTCCGTACTGTTTTCTAGGTTCCTTTTTTCTCAATATAAAAATGTTCGGAAAATGTAGGCTGACATTGAACTTAAATTTGATTCTAAATCCTTGAATTTTGATATGATTAGTTGCATTGGCCATCCGACAAACAACTTCAAGAAATCTTGAAGTGTAGAaggaataattaattaaataaaagaataATAAGAGGAGAAACTTTGGTATGCATGGATACGTGGCAAGTAGAAGATATATCAATctgtattaaaaaatatattaaaaatacagaACAAAGTAAAATCAGAAATgtagaagaagcagaaaattatcTGAGTCCATTAAATTCACAATATTTCCTTAACGAACTTATAAAACGGCCATTTACACAAACTACCAAATTTAAATTCTAACAGGAAAATCAAAAAATGGAGTTATAGAAATAGCTGTATTATACTAATCTTaataataacaaataaatttagtccaaaaaattaatcaatcaattagatAATTTATCTGAAGTCGAGCGACGACGACGATATGAAGTTttccttcttctcaactctttaagagctagatgaagtgcaattgtatatatactcatcaaaactcttttcctcctccaatatgggacaatgtccctttgtcaaagaaggaaattcaaaattttcatcCCCCTGTATGGGCTAAAAATTATCTTAGTTTAAGTTTAGACCATATCAGCACTAAGAGATCGAGCCTTCAAGGACTGCCACGTATCACATAACGACTTCGGCAAAAAGGCATGTTCAAGGTCGAAGTGATCTCATAAGAGATGAAAGACAGGGTCGAGGAGTCAACATAGATCAAGGTTGAGGGCTAGCACTCGACTTAAATAGAGTAATAACGGCTAGTTTTGTGACTAGATTTtgaagagaatattctagtggatattctctgtaTCTGTATTATTAGAGTTTtttatcacgacccggatttcccaccctcgggagttgtgatggcacctactagtgaaagctaggcaagtcaaccaTTTGAAATATTTACCTTTTTCACCTTTTAgtccttttaaaattaataaccAACAATTGATAAACAGCGAAAAATCTAATAAGCGGAAGACGAAAATGTAATAAGTTAAGAAAGACACCAATACCAATCCATACAAATAAACTatccaaaactggtgtcacaatttcacagactgtctaggaatactacaaatagaaGTCTGAAAGATTTATTACAATACTGTCTCTGAAATATGTAAAGAAACAGGCTAAAGGATAGGAGAAGACGCCAAtgcctgcggacacctgcaggactacctcggaatctccgacTGGACTGAAAGCAGTCACCCAAGCTAAGGTCCGAATGTTGCTGCTctaggatctgcacatagtgcagagtgtagtatcagcacaaccgacctcatgtgctggtaagtgcctagtctAACTTcggaaagtagtgacgaggctaggaccagactaccaaacaaATTTATGCAGTTAAAGCATATATACGTAGCAAGTAATAATAAAggaactagcagttaaagatagGAAAAGGACATGCTGTGGGGgatatcatttaccaacagtaactcaggagaaagcataaagaacaatttaaaattcgtagcagaaagaataaggaaacagTAACAAATCAATGTCCACTTTCATTCTTTACTGTTgtggcatacaacccgatccaaatcataaaaatacttttgcggcatgtaacccgatacatatcatatatcactgttacggcgtgcaacccgatccaaatataatatattactattgtggcgtgcaacccgatccaaatcataaaaatactgttgcggcgtgcaacacgatctatatcatatatcactgttgcagcgtgcaacccgatccaaatataatattattgtggcgtgcaacccgatcccaatatacgattcaacaccaatcacaaaagagtcccgacaagggaacaataagaaaccaacaatatcccggcaagggaacaacaatatcccggcaagggaaacgacagtaagaagtaaatacgtcccggcaagggaatcagctataaccaaacttgttccaacaattaacttcacaaaagGAACCTCATCTAGCACCATTACTCAACCATAAGTAATTTCcatgagaataatcataattcttgtccaacacagagaatcaacaacttagacatttgtagtacttattaagaacacaacgacttcaatttaagactcacgagcatgcttgacaacgacgtatagatactcgtcaccatgcctatacatcgtactcaacaagtagcacatagcaaataggactcgactcttaatccctcaagctaaggttagaccaaacacttacctcgatgccacgaatatAATTCAAgactcaactatcgctttacctcttgattacaccaccaattcgctcgtatctagccacaagttacttaactatatcaataaatgctaaacgaATAAATTCCAATGCataaaaataggttttctaaagtttttcccaaaaagtcaaagatcgccctcgggcccacatggtcaaaacccaaagttcgaaccaaaacccgattacccattcccccacgaacccaaatatataatttgttttgaaatcggacctcaaatcgaggtccaaatccccaaaatttgaaaaacctcagttctacccaaaacacccaatttcccccatgaaaatcattgattttgagttgaaatcatgtgaaaagatgttaaagattgaagaaaacgagttagaaatgacttacaatagatttggaagagaagcagtctttgaaaaatcgcccaagagtgttttggttttaaaagtgtttgaaaaatgaaggatttttggctaagttataGATTTGTAGGtcgcagatatcgcaattgcgatgatacgttcgcaaatgcgaactcgcaattgcggcaaaggcttcgcaattgcaaagtatGCCCAACTCTGCCTTTTTCCCAAATGCGAACTatcattcgcaaatgcgatacctgctaaggtcgcaattgcgacataagcttcgcaattgcgaaggttccCTTCCCAGCCggtttatcgcaattgcgaagcctgcaggtctGAAAAATTCCAGCAGATTTCCTAAGTTAAATTTCACTCTacgacctatccaaaactcacccgagctctcagggttccaaaccaaacatgtacaccaacctaaaaacgtcatacgaacttgctcgtacaatcaaatcctcaaaataaaatcaataaccatgaaTTTACcaccaaaatcaaagaaaatctcatgaaccttcaaagttccaaattTTATAACTAAagttccgaatcacgtcatttcaagtccgtttcttaccaaattttacaggctcaacttaaatcatatataagacctgtaccgggctccggaaccaaaatacgggcccgataccaatggtttaaaacataaattcttttctttatttcatagataattcagtaaaacaatttctttcaaaaactgatttctaaggcttgggacctcggaatttatttccaggcatacgcccaagtcctatattttactgcggacctcccaggatcgtcggaacacggatccgggtccgtttgctcaaaaaggttgaccaaagtcaaccataatcaaattttaattcTAGAAAtctctatttctcatattttcacataaaaggctTTCCGAATATAGATCcggaccatgcacgcaaatcgaggtgaggtaaaaaggagATTTTGAGGCCTTGAAATACAGAATTTGTTTctaacacaagtgatgacctttcgggtcatcacatcctccacctctaaaacaactgttcgtcctcgaacggacataagaaggatgtacctgagtcggggaaaagatggggataacggctccgcatatcgaactcggactcccaggtcgatgccttagcagactgacctctccactgaacacgaacagaaggaaaactcttcgatctcaactgacaaacctatcggtctagaatggctaccagctcctcctcataggacaagtccttgtccaactggacagtgctgaaatctaacacgtgggatggattgtcgtgatacttccaaagcatggacacatgaaacactggatgcacgggtgataagctcggcggcaacgcaagtctgtaagccacctctcccactcgatcaagaatctcaaacgggccaatgaacctagggctaagcttgcccttctttccaaatctcatcacgcccttcataagcAACACCCGAAACAATACCCACTCACCGACCATGAaggccaaatcacgaaccttacgatcagcataactcttttgcctggactaagctgtatgaagcctatccttaataatcctgaccttgtccaaggcatcctgtactagatccgtacccaataaccgagcctctcccggctcaaaccatctaaccaaagaccgataccgcctaccatacaaagccttataaggagccatctggatactcgagtggtagctgttgttgtaggaaaactctgctaaaggcaaaaactgatcccacgagcctccgaagtcaatgacacaagctcgaagcatatcctccaaaatctgaatagtccgcgcggactgcccgtccgtctgaggatgaaacgttgtgctcaactcaacccgtgtacccaactcttactgaactgctctccaaaaatgcgaggtaaactgcgtacctcgattcgaaatgatagacatgggcacaccatgaagacgaacaatctcccggatatagatctcagctaacctctcagaaaaATAGGAGACTgctaccggaatgaaatgtgatgacttggtcagcctatcaacaattacTCATAccacatcgaacttcctctgagtccgtgggagtccaacaatgaaatctatagtgatacgctcccacttctactcaggaatctcaatcttctggaacaaaccaccaggcctctgatgctcgtacttaacctgctgacagttcaaacaccgagccacatatgcaataatgtccttcttcatcctcctccaccaataatgcttccgcaaatcctaatacatctttgcggtgcccggatgaatagagtaccgggaactatgggccttctctaaaatcaactccagaGCCCAtcaatattaggcacacaaactcgaccctgcagcctcaaactccatcatctcccaatgtaacctgcttggcacctccgtgttgcaccgtatctctaaggacacacaaataaggatcatcatactgccgatctcggatatgctccaataataaAGAACGagagactgtgcaagctaacacacggctgggctcagacacatccaacctcacaaactgatttgccaaagcctgaacatccaaagcaagcggtctctcaccgaccgaaatgtaagcaagactgcccatactggctgacttcctactcaaagcatcagctaccacattggcctttcccggatgatataagatggtgatatcatagttttttaatagctccaaccaccttctctacctcaaatttagctccttctgcttgaacaagtactgcagacttttgtgatctgtgaacacctcacatgacacgccatatagataatgcctccaaatcttcaacacgtgaacaatagctgctaactccaaatcatggactcgatagttcttctcatgaatcttcaactgtcgcgaagcataggcaatgaccttgcctttctgcatcaacaccgcaccaagtctaatacgagatgcatcacaataaactgtatatggccctgaacctgtgggcaaaaccaacactggtgttgtagtcaaagctatcttgagcttctgaaagctcacctcacactcgtccgaccacctgaactaggcacctttctgggtcaacctggtcatcggggctgcaatagatgaaaacccctccacaaagcgacgataatagcctgccaaacccaagaaactccggatctctatagctgatgttggtctgggccagttcttgactgcctctatcttcttcgggtctacctgaataccctctgctgatacaacattaCCCAAGattgcaactgaactcaaccagaactcacactttgaaaacttagcatacaactgactatctttcaaagtctgaagaaccactctcagatgttgctcatgctcctcccggctgcgggaatagatcaaaatatcatcaatgaagactatcacgatcTAAtacaagtaaggcctgaacactctgttcattaaatccataaaagttgttgggacatttgtcaacccgaatgacatcaccaagaactcataatgcccatactgagtgcagaaagctatcttagggacatcggatgccctaatcctcaactgatggtagccagatctcaagtcaatcttcgaaaataccttggcaccctgaagctgatcaaacaaatcatcaatccttgacaatggatacttattcttgattgtaaccttgttcaatggCCGGTAATCTATACgtattctcatcgatccgtccttcttcttaataaacaacactggcgcaccccaaggcaaaacactaggtctaatgaaacctttttcaagcaagtcttacaactgccccttcaactcttttaactcaagtggggccatatgatacggcggaatagatatgggctgggtgttcggagccaaatcaatgcagaagtcaatatccttatcgggtggcatgcccgacaggtctgaaggaaatacctcaggaaactcatgaacaacaggcacaaaatcaatagaaggaacctcggcactagaatcacgaacatatgccaaataagccaaacaccccttctcgaccatacgccgagccttcatatacgagataacactacgggtagaatgaccaggagtccctctccactctaaacgaggtaaacccggcaaggctaaggtcacagtcttggcatgacagtccaagagagcatggtaaggtgataactagttcATCCCCAATATgatatcgaaatcaaccatgtccagaagtaacaaatctacacgagtctcaagacccccaatcacaactatacacgaatgatggactcaatctaccataatagaatcacctaccggtgtagacacatatataggagcactcaaggaatcactaggcatgaccagatacggtgcaaaataagatgacacataggagtatgtagatcctggatcaaataaaaccgaagcatctctactacaaaccagaacagtacatgtgataactgcatcggaagcctcagcctcaggcctggctggaagagcataatattGGGGTTGGGGCCctccaccctgaactacatctctaggaaggcctgctgctggttggcctctacctctaaattcctgaactccacctctaatacctctacatccacctctaacacctctacccccacccctagctggcggtgcgtgcggtggaacacctggtgcctgaaccatagcatggGAACCCTGCTGTTGCGACTGAATACCcactaatctcggacaagccctccagatatgaccatactcaccacactcaaagcatccaCTTGAGTGCTGCGGCGGAGGAAATTGAGACTGACCCtagcgacctgaatgaccacccc includes the following:
- the LOC107780220 gene encoding expansin-A7-like, yielding MASFNCRWRLSFFLITTMALFHQAIASGYYSTPKFKAMPWKLAYATFYGDETASETMGGACGYGNLFNSGYGTATAALSTVLFSNGYSCGQCFQIQCVKSKFCYKGFTTITATNLCPPNWAQDSNHGGWCNPPRQHFDMAKPAFMKVAQWKAGIVPVMYRRVPCIKKGGIRFAFQGNGYWLLVYVMNVAGGGDVESIWVKGSKTGWMKMSHNWGASYQAFATLSGQSLSFKLTSYTNHETIIASNVAPSNWHVGMTYQAKVNFH